The window GAATGCTCACTGAGTTAGAGGGCCTGGACGGTGTAATCTGTATCATGGACGACATCTTGGTACATGGTAGGACACAGGCAGAACACGACAAAAGATTAGACAGCGTTTTAGCAAGGCTAACCAAGGCAAAGATCACCTTGAATCcagagaagtgtgaattttccGAGCACCAATTGAAGTTTGCTGGCCATAACCTCAGTGCTCAAGGTATCGGTCCAGACACAGACAAAACAGCAGCTATTGAGAAGATGGAACGTCCaagaaatgtttcagagctGCGAAGATTTCTTGGTATGATCAACCACCAACAGAAGTTCATGGAAAACCTATCCGAGAAGACCCGTCCCCTGCGTGACTTATTGTCAAGCAAGAACGAATGGCTATGGGGTTCAGCACAAGAAGAATCTTTTACTCGTCTAAAGAAAGACATGATTCAAGCGCCAGTCTTTGCTCATTATTGTACAgagaaagaaacaattgtttCAGCTGATGCCTCCTCTTATGGATTAGGAACAGTGGTCTTCCCGGTTCAAGATGACGGCACGAAGAAGCCAGTTGCGTACGCGTCTAGATCGATGACGTCGACAGAACAACGCTACGCCCAAATAGAGAAAGAAGCTCTTGCAACGACGTGGGCCTGCGAAACGTTTGCAGACTACATTCTGGGTAAAGATTTTACCATCGAAACGGACCACGTACAAGCCGTTGGTACCGTTACTGGGATCCAGATGTCTTCACGACATGCCTCCCCGCATCCAACGCTTTCGCATGAGACTGATGCGTTACTCTTACCGGATAGTTCACGTCCCAGGAAAAGATCTCTGCACAGCTGACGCGTTATCAAGAGCGCCACTCTATCAAAGTCTTACGAAAGACGAGAAACAACTCAACGCCGAGTTAAACCTGTACGTTTCACACGTAATCGATTGCCTGCCGACAACAGAACGCCGTCTGCAAGAGATACGGCTTCAGCAGGATGAAGACGAAATATGCTCAAAGCTAAAGGAGTTCTGCGGAGAAGGATGGCCGGAGAAACACTGCCTGAGGTCTGCGCTCCTACCATACTGGCAGTACAGAGGAGAAATAACAGTCCAACAAGGCATTCTCATGAAAGGAGACAGAGTTATCATTCCTTCAGCCTTGAGATTGGACGTCCTGGACAAGATACATACTGGTCACCAGGGCATCCAGAAATGCCGAGAGAGAGCAAAAAGTGGAGTTTGGTGGCCAGGCCTCAGCAAGCAAATAGAAGACCTCGTTAGAGAATGCTCGACATGTATCAAGACCAAAGTCAATCGAGTTGAACCAATGATTCCTTCGAAACTGCCGGAACGCCCATGGCAGAAAGTTGCCACTGATTTATTCGACTGGAAAGGCCAAGAGTTTGTCCTGGTGGTAGATTACTTCTCCCGATACTGTGAAATCGGAGTACTTCGAAAATCAACATCACAAGAAGTAATCAGCCACCTGAAGGCAATCTTCGCACGCCATGGTATTCCGGAAACAGTCATTTCGGACAATGGTCCGCAATACTCTTCTGCTGAATTTTCGAAGTTTGGCCAAGAATGGGGCTTCACCCACGTGACAAGCAGTCCCAAATACCCCCAAAGTAACGAAGAAGCGGAGCGCACAGTACAAACGATAAAGAACCTTCTTACAAAAGCAGAAGATCCACACGAAGCATTGCTGGCTTACAGAGCCACTCCGTTAGAAAATGGCTTTAGCCCAGCTGAGTTATGCATGGGAAGGAGATTGCGTACCACTCTCCCCACAATTCCGTCTAAACTGATACCTCAGTGGCCAGAGTTAGCGAAACTCCGTGAGACGGAAGAAAAGATCAAGAGCAAGCAAGTGGTGCAGTACAACCAACGACACGCAGCTAAAGAACTGAGCAATCTCTTACCAGGCGATCGTGTATACGTCCCCGACCGCCGAGAGAATGCTGTAGTTGTTGGCAAGAGTCCTGAGCCAAGGTCTTATCTCATTGAAACTGACAGCAACGCTGCCGTAAGACGAAACAGAAGGCAGCTTACTCCTAACCCAAAAGATACTGCAGTGCCTCCAGGAGATGTGCCCCAGATTCCAGCTATGAATCCTCCTGGACAAATTCCGGGCAAAGCAGAAAAGGCTCGAGAACCAGTACAGAAGCCGAATTCAAAAATTCCAATACCTTCTACCCGCTCTGGACGAAGAGTTGTCCCTCCCAAAAGACTAGGTTTCAATTAGgaattaaaacaacaacaacttggaCATTAGCTCTCCGTCTAGTTTGAACAAAACGTTATGTAGAAAAAAACTCATAGACATTTCGTGTATACTCAAAGTCTAGAAAGAGGGATGTGGGATTAGCCCTTAATCCCCTTAAGAACATTGTAACCGCGCCTTTGTTATAAGAGTTTAGATTTCTGGTATAGCATTTCAATATATTTACTCGCCGACTCTCTGTAAGGACTTATATATTAAATCCGTATACAACGCTCTTCTGCTCTCCACTCATTGTCGGCTCCATAACAACAcagtttgggcgtgcaaaatggatgacggtgagtttgaattcgtttaccattttaatcatttgaatcctggtttctgtttgttgttgtaaacagacgaaaacaacagagaatgacaacatttttcacttagcaacatgcgacgaaagaaaggatcgaaaaggattgaaatgattattaaaatggtaaacgaattcaaactcacagtctttcatttgcgcgcccaaACCGCAAAATGCAAATCTGAGCGTGCGCGCGGATTTACCGCTGGGTAGAAAAACTACCGGGCCTCCgggccttcgggccgccgggccgccgggccgtcgcgggccgtgggccgcgggccgctgggccttcgggTCGCCAGGCCGCTGGGCCGTggtgggccgtgggccgcgggccgctgggccgcgggcctgcttttagcaaaacccgtCAGAGCGACCGTCAGAGCAACAAATTTGGCATCATCGACCAGCGACTGTGATGTAATGGCTAATTAGTTGATGTAATTAACATGTATTGTACCCACAAGAGCAGTGGACTCGACCTGAGGCCTTTGAGGCGAGCAGTTGCTTAATTTTTACCGCAGAGAAGGAAATGCAATTAAAGCAAGGAATAAACGAGTAGATGACTAATGAACACTTTGCAGGAAGTAAAATAAATCGAATTTTTAGGATTGATTTGTATCGACTCTACCCAGAGGAGGAATGAATAGTATCCCATGATGCATAACGATTCCTTTTATATTATCAACTGAAATCGTGACGTAATCGATGTAGAGGTGAGCAGTGCTGGAGACTATCATGTTGTGTTTACAAACTGACGTTGGTGTCAAGGCATTGGCTCTTCAGCATATATGTTATGCCTTCACTGCGTGTCGGAAGAAAAATTTGGTGTCAAGTTGAATGATTTTACGTGTGCTACATTGAAATGTAGGGAAGCTCATGTGAGCTACATGGAGCTAATCAAAGAAAAGTGACTaaatccaacctcgttcccagggtctctcttccccgcctcccttggtcgttggaagagagaccctggttgcggctggtcacttGACCATCTATCCATCCAAAACCGCAGGGTGGGTGGGTACTCAAGTACATTTGGTCGAGAGGACGATAAAATACCATCCCGGGGAAGGTGAAGTTGAACAATTGttggtttcaaaatggcgctcgaGTTTCTGAGATGTGTTCAGAAGGCGCCACTTTCGGATGGCTATGACGATataattttgaaagtgaaacaagtcATTTACCtggaaagtttatatttaaagaaAGATTTAGTTGCTCTTCTTCCTACCGGCTACGGGAAATCCTTAGTTTTCCAAGTTCTGCCTCGATTGTTCAGGGAAAGAGAGGAAACACGTGCAACCACGTCGGTAACAAAGTCTGTAGTTTTAGTTGTTTCACCTTTGAACGCTTTGATGTATgatcagatttctaaattgagAGCGAGAGGTGTGGAAGCAGCGGTGCTAGGAGTAAAGAAAGGAATCGACGCTGATTCGCCGGTTATTTCCCAGTGGGAAGGAGCTCGAGAAAGCATCACCCAGGCCGGATACGAGATTGTTTTTTGTCACCCGGAGGCTTTTTAATCTTGTAAACCCTACATAAACTTGAGtcagcagagtaaaaaaacttttttggtgTTTGGTTTTGAAACATGACTTTAGTGCGAAAACTACTGAGTCAAGCGACATATAGTCCTGTTCCTGTGAAAAAAGTGTAAGCTCTGTATTCTTTTTCGGTGCGTATACATTAATCAGAACCACAGGCTTTTCTTGAATCTCCGCTTTGAGAATTATGTACCTCCCCTCGGGGTCTAACAGCTTCGAGTGTATTTTGTAATCAACACCTCTCTTAAAAAGAACTGCTACCCCTCGAGCGTCAGAAGTCCCAGGGGCGCTTATTATTTCTGCACCCCATTCATGTTTCCAAGACATTTCATGTTCTATTGTTAAATGtgtttcttgcaaaaaaataaaatctgcatTCCCTTTTCGGCACCAAGTGAAAATGGCTCttctctttttaaaattgcttaagCCTCTCACATTTACGGATAATAATTTGACTGACTCACTCATCCAAATTGTTTACATAGCCTGAACTGCAGAAGAGATATATCCAATCCCTGATTTGTCGTTGATAGGTGAATAAGATAATTAAAGGTACGGTCATCAAGTTTAGAGGTAAAAATTACCCTTGTTagcacaaataaacaaaacttcaCATGCAAGCTAGACCTGATCAAAAAGCGAAATCTGCTTATGTAGACTGAAAAAACA of the Montipora foliosa isolate CH-2021 chromosome 14, ASM3666993v2, whole genome shotgun sequence genome contains:
- the LOC137985482 gene encoding ATP-dependent DNA helicase RecQ-like → MALEFLRCVQKAPLSDGYDDIILKVKQVIYLESLYLKKDLVALLPTGYGKSLVFQVLPRLFREREETRATTSVTKSVVLVVSPLNALMYDQISKLRARGVEAAVLGVKKGIDADSPVISQWEGARESITQAGYEIVFCHPEAF